A section of the Parasteatoda tepidariorum isolate YZ-2023 unplaced genomic scaffold, CAS_Ptep_4.0 HiC_scaffold_1484, whole genome shotgun sequence genome encodes:
- the LOC107445864 gene encoding afadin isoform X1: MRFYFQDAGQKVANKCIRVASTATTSDVIGTLIEKFRPDIRMLSIPEYALYVILENGEERKLKGDERFLLVQLDWHRDDREGRFLLRRMDEKSYISSIDACDNENFKKKLSKREKKRKEKRERLKAAEDSKKDGIAERL, from the exons ATGAGGTTTTATTTCCAAGATGCTGGTCAAAAGGTAGCTAATAAATGCATAAGGGTTGCCAGCACAGCAACTACATCAGACGTAATAGGaacattaatagaaaaattccGTCCAGATATTCGAATGCTTTCTATTCCTGAATATGCACTTTATGTAATTCTTGAAAATGGAG AGGAGAGGAAGTTAAAAGGAGATGAGAGGTTCCTTCTTGTGCAGCTAGACTGGCATAGAGATGACCGAGAAGGGAGATTTCTTCTTCGACGCATGGATGAAAAGTCCTAT ATCTCTAGTATAGATGCTTGtgataatgaaaatttcaaaaaaaaattatctaaacgTGAGAAGAAGAGGAAAGAAAAGCGAGAGAGACtgaag GCTGCTGAAGATAGTAAGAAAGATGGCATAGCTGAGCGACTATAA